In the Sus scrofa isolate TJ Tabasco breed Duroc chromosome 7, Sscrofa11.1, whole genome shotgun sequence genome, one interval contains:
- the MDC1 gene encoding mediator of DNA damage checkpoint protein 1 isoform X6 — translation MEDTQVINWEAEEEEVEEGPSEPLGCNLQPVGQLRIFSSSYGPEKDFPLYLGKNVVGRMPECSVALPFSSISKQHAVIEILAWNKAPVLRDCGSLNGTQILRPPKVLGPGVSHRLRNRELILFADLPCQYHRLDVPPPLVSRGPLTVEETPRGQGGTQPHRLLLAEDSEEEVDSLSERCVVKGPKTSLTTVIPESDEEGPSPAPDGPGPPFAFNLNSDTDEEESQQPGAGEAPSAAETEQPKPVTTEIQLIKDQCPVKEKHKDARVKRAASNGVVPVGAILERSQPAGEDSDTDVDEGSGLPRRPAGAHSERAQPCGFIDSDTDAEEEGIPATPAVVPVKKRQIFHEVGTESPQAPGVAHAQESPAGSDTDIEEGEAPRTVPLDSSRASMMIDSNMDDEEEVSAALTLARLRESQAVPWNRDAGAGDHRAQPVALLDQSQASAGRDSDTDMEEEGLPLEKRGSLPKGPADKAHPEKSQPPLRGSDVKVEEDERSPGVHPGRSQASATVDAITQVEEKAPPRPAVTLSEKHQVPVAWTPQTDVEAEGDPAKLPVVHPAEARPPPAGGHEPDVEKNTSLAASAGADVRKSQLLAEGDAGTEWAVAILEQDRALGAGAQSVSARAQVGQDLPLVSREHLADVAVDTGAPGEATQTQREGTQALTERERELNVDRTIDSGDNRDDSEDLDLQATQCFVEGENQSPEAVPSMEDEPTQAFPSTLPQEPGPSCCSFQASGTLDEPWELLATQPFCPRESEASEIQPVDTHLEARGLCPSPPRAALPEQHPESPEPLGSQGGGRQTVEKATGTPRETAEGPTPERGPLERATKEPPSEGERGGMGEEGLPRGTQDREEKQVLAGVTQRQESDRTVKSTSTDGGLESLQVEIETPKEMQENEIEKQTLARDMLEREAEKPVAERESEAGGPEVKVPEAVQDRGPLRAEAEGTSQDQKGQASNLTPEPGAGVGYLQGLASAPAAPRSQAGGGGEAPVSPRRQQRGDLNCKMPPAEKSGGDQESPEACLPPEPPEASAPLQNPLPSQSPKHPAPQSRLSPPPPPLEQSTPRTRPPQSQESPEPPFSSELDPPNPEPKVRPQGSPPLSPIPLEAHPTSPTDQAGSPEPTSRAARGGTHRSFEVTPMSVVPTALELQSSTSADQPVVPKPTLRAPWGRTHRSSVKTPEPNIPTAPELQPSTPTDQPVAPEPLSRATRGRTPRASVKTSEPVVPAAPEPQPSTPTDQPVVPKPTLRAPRGRTHRSSVKTPEPNIPTAPELRPSTPTDQPVAPEPLSRATRGRTPRASVKSPEQNVPTAPEHPQPSTPTDQPVTPKPTSRATRGRAHRSSVKTPAASEPLPSASTDQPITPKPTSRGRAHRSSAKTPELQPPTSTGQPVTPRPTSQATRGRTHRSSIKTPEPVVPTDPEPQPSTPTDQPITPELTSAATRGRTRRSTVKTPEPVVPTDPEPQPSTPTDQPITPKPTSWATRGQAHRSSVKTPEPHVPTDPKPQPSTPTDQPVTPKPTSRATRGRARKSSVKTPEPVVPTAAEPQPSASTDQPITPKPTSRGRAHRSSAKTPELQPPTSTGQPVTPRPTSGATQGRTHRSSAKTSQAVEPTAPVLEPPSPIGQPVTPKVIAEGGQNRILRSSRVGAVPGPTPPELQCPVPAEQPVPPEPIPRASCSRRPRATRKRESLTAHVGPDPCSAPPEPNSRSSRTQSLSTTPEPTLPQLPEAPAHAPQIPKVEAAGRPGFTLEPQPKATQKRKRPLAPADSPPLPKRLQRGEVPPKTVILEEEENPTARPGREEFSQSQDAVIPEPGKRKRDQTEEEPRGVPSRSLRRTKPAQESTAPRVLFTGVVDARGERAVLALGGSLASSVAEASHLVTDRIRRTVKFLCALGRGIPILSLDWLHQSRKAGCFLPPDEYVVTDPEQEKNFGFSLREALSRARERKLLEGYEIHVTPGVQPPPPQMGEIISCCGGTVLPSMPRSYKPQRVVITCSQDFPRCSVPFRLGLPVLSPEFLLTGVLKQEAKPEAFVLSTLEMASA, via the exons ATGGAGGACACCCAGGTTATTAACTGGGAGGCTGAAGAAGAGGAGGTTGAAGAGGGACCCAGTGAACCTTTGGGGTGTAACTTGCAGCCCGTAGGGCAACTGCGTATCTTCAGTAGTTCCTATGGACCAGAAAAAG ATTTCCCACTCTACCTTGGGAAGAACGTGGTGGGCCGAATGCCCGAGTGCTCTGTGGCCCTGCCTTTTTCATCCATCTCCAAACAACATGCAGTGATTGAAATCTTGGCCTGGAACAAGGCGCCTGTCCTCCGCGACTGTGGGAGCCTCAATGGCACTCAGATCCTGAGGCCTCCCAAGGTCCTGGGCCCTGGGGTGAGTCATCGTTTGAGGAACCGGGAGTTGATTCTCTTTGCTGACTTGCCCTGCCAGTACCATCGCTTGGATGTCCCCCCGCCCTTGGTCTCTCGGGGCCCTCTAACTGTAGAGGAGACACCCAGGGGACAGGGAGGAACTCAACCGCACAGGCTTCTGTTGGCTGAGGACTCAGAGGAGGAAGTAG ATTCTCTTTCTGAAAGGTGTGTGGTGAAAGGACCAAAGACTTCTTTGACAACAGTGATTCCAGAGAG TGATGAAGAGGGGCCTTCCCCCGCCCCAGATGGCCCTGGACCACCTTTTGCCTTCAACTTGAACAGTGACACGGATGAGGAAGAAAGTCAGCAACCAGGAGCAGGAGAGGCTCCCTCAGCTGCAGAGACAGAACAGCCTAAACCTGTCACAACCGAAATCCAGCTCATAAAGGACCAGTGTCCAGTGAAGGAGAAGCACAAGGACGCAAGAGTTAAGAGGGCTGCCAGCAATGGGGTGGTTCCAGTTGGGGCGATTCTGGAGAGGAGCCAGCCTGCTGGGGAGGACAGTGACACAGATGTGGATGAGGGGAGTGGGCTTCCACGGAGGCCAGCTGGAGCCCATTCAGAAAGGGCCCAGCCTTGTGGCTTCATAGACAGTGATACTGATGCGGAAGAAGAGGGGATCCCCGCCACCCCAGCAGTAGTTCCCGTGAAGAAGAGGCAGATCTTCCATGAAGTTGGGACAGAGAGCCCCCAGGCACCTGGCGTGGCACATGCACAGGAGAGCCCGGCTGGTAGTGATACAGATATAGAGGAGGGAGAGGCCCCCCGGACGGTCCCTCTGGACAGCAGCCGAGCCTCCATGATGATcgacagcaacatggatgacgaGGAAGAAGTCTCAGCGGCGCTCACTCTGGCACGTCTGAGAGAGAGCCAGGCTGTTCCATGGAACAGAGATGCAGGTGCAGGAGACCACAGGGCCCAACCTGTGGCCCTTCTGGATCAAAGCCAGGCCTCTGCTGGGAGAGACAGTGACACAGACATGGAAGAAGAGGGGCTCCCCCTAGAAAAGAGAGGAAGTCTCCCCAAGGGTCCTGCAGACAAGGCCCATCCAGAAAAGAGCCAGCCTCCTCTCAGGGGCAGTGACGTGAAGGTGGAGGAAGATGAGCGCTCACCTGGAGTCCACCCAGGGAGAAGCCAAGCCTCTGCCACTGTGGACGCCATCACCCAAGTGGAGGAGAAAGCCCCACCAAGGCCAGCTGTTACACTTTCAGAGAAGCATCAGGTGCCTGTGGCATGGACACCTCAAACAGATGTGGAGGCAGAAGGCGACCCAGCAAAGCTGCCTGTGGTGCATCCAGCGGAAGCCCGCCCTCCTCCAGCTGGGGGCCATGAACCAGATGTGGAAAAGAACACGTCCTTAGCAGCCTCAGCTGGGGCAGACGTCAGAAAGAGCCAGCTTCTGGCAGAAGGGGATGCTGGGACGGAGTGGGCTGTAGCCATTCTTGAACAGGACCGAGCTCTTGGGGCCGGGGCCCAGAGTGTGTCAGCCAGGGCACAGGTGGGGCAGGACCTTCCCCTTGTCTCAAGAGAGCACCTAGCAGATGTGGCGGTGGACACAGGCGCTCCAGGGGAAGCCACCCAGACACAGAGAGAGGGAACCCAGGCCctcacagagagggagagagaactaAACGTGGACAGGACCATAGACTCTGGAGACAACCGTGACG ATTCTGAAGATCTGGACCTGCAAGCCACCCAGTGCTTTGTGGAGGGAGAGAATCAGAGCCCGGAAG CAGTCCCCAGCATGGAGGATGAGCCCACCCAGGCCTTCCCGTCTACTCTGCCCCAGGAGCCTGGCCCTTCCTGTTGCAGCTTCCAGGCCTCAG GTACCCTGGATGAGCCATGGGAGCTCTTAGCTACACAGCCATTCTGTCCAAGAGAGTCTGAGGCCTCTGAGATCCAGCCCGTTGACACCCACCTGGAGGCCCGTGGCCTTTGCCCCTCTCCACCTAGGGCAGCACTGCCAGAGCAACACCCAGAGAGCCCAGAGCCACTGGGGAGTCAGGGTGGAGGGCGGCAGACTGTGGAGAAAGCCACGGGTACCCCGAGAGAAACAGCAGAGGGGCCGACCCCTGAGAGAGGGCCCCTGGAGAGGGCAACCAAGGAGCCGCCAtcagaaggagagaggggagggatgggagaggaggggtTACCCAGGGGGACACAGGACAGGGAAGAAAAACAGGTGTTAGCTGGAGTTACTCAGAGACAAGAGTCTGACAGAACAGTGAAAAGTACAAGCACTGACGGGGGCCTGGAGAGTTTGCAGGTAGAAATTGAGACACCCAAGGAAATGCAAGAGAATGAGATAGAAAAGCAGACTCTTGCAAGAGACATGctggagagggaagcagagaaacctgtagcagagagagagagtgaggcaGGTGGGCCAGAAGTAAAGGTGCCCGAAGCCGTACAGGACAGAGGCCCACTGAGAGCGGAGGCAGAGGGGACCAGCCAGGACCAGAAAGGCCAGGCCTCCAATCTGACACCAGAGCCTGGAGCGGGGGTGGGGTACCTTCAGGGACTTGCTTCAGCCCCAGCAGCTCCCCGGAGCcaggcaggtggaggaggggaagccCCAGTGAGCCCCAGGAGACAGCAGAGAG GTGACTTGAATTGCAAGATGCCACCTGCTGAGAAGTCTGGG GGTGATCAGGAATCCCCGGAGGCTTGTCTGCCTCCTGAACCGCCTGAAGCGTCAGCCCCACTCCAGAACCCTCTCCCCTCTCAGAGCCCAAAGCATCCTGCACCTCAATCCCGcctgtccccccctccccctcctttagAACAGTCCACTCCCAGGACCAGGCCACCTCAGAGTCAGGAGTCCCCAGAGCCTCCCTTTTCCTCAGAGCTGGACCCTCCCAACCCAGAACCCAAAGTCAGGCCCCAGGGGTCCCCTCCACTTTCTCCTATACCCCTCGAGGCCCACCCTACCTCCCCCACAGACCAGGCCGGCAGCCCTGAGCCCACATCTCGGGCCGCTCGTGGCGGGACACATAGGTCCTTTGAAGTGACCCCCATGTCAGTTGTCCCCACAGCCCTTGAGCTGCAGTCCTCTACCTCCGCAGACCAGCCTGTGGTCCCCAAGCCCACACTTCGGGCTCCTTGGGGCAGGACACATAGGTCCTCCGTCAAGACCCCTGAACCAAATATCCCCACAGCCCCTGAGCTCCAGCCTTCCACCCCCACAGACCAGCCTGTTGCCCCTGAGCCCTTATCTCGGGCCACTCGGGGCCGGACACCTAGGGCCTCTGTCAAGACTTCTGAACCAGTTGTCCCTGCAGCCCCTGAGCCCCAGCCTTCCACCCCCACAGACCAGCCTGTGGTCCCCAAGCCCACACTTCGGGCTCCTCGGGGCAGGACACATAGGTCCTCCGTCAAGACCCCTGAACCAAACATCCCCACAGCCCCTGAGCTCCGACCTTCCACCCCCACAGACCAGCCTGTTGCCCCTGAGCCCTTATCTCGGGCCACTCGGGGCCGGACACCTAGGGCCTCTGTCAAGTCCCCTGAACAAAATGTCCCCACAGCCCCTGAGCACCCACAGCCTTCCACCCCCACAGATCAGCCTGTCACCCCCAAACCCACATCTCGTGCCACTCGGGGCAGGGCACACAGGTCCTCTGTCAAGACCCCCGCAGCCTCTGAGCCCCTGCCTTCTGCCTCCACAGACCAGCCCATCACCCCCAAACCCACATCTCGGGGCAGGGCACATAGGTCTTCTGCCAAGACCCCTGAACTCCAGCCTCCCACCTCCACTGGTCAGCCTGTCACCCCCAGACCCACATCTCAGGCCACTCGGGGCAGGACACATAGGTCCTCTATCAAGACCCCCGAACCAGTTGTCCCTACAGACCCTGAGccccagccctccacccccacagacCAGCCCATCACCCCTGAGCTCACATCTGCAGCCACTCGGGGCAGGACACGTAGGTCCACTGTCAAGACCCCCGAACCAGTTGTCCCTACAGACCCTGAGccccagccctccacccccacagacCAGCCCATCACCCCCAAACCCACGTCTTGGGCCACTCGAGGCCAGGCACATAGGTCCTCTGTCAAGACCCCTGAACCACATGTCCCCACAGACCCTAAGccccagccctccacccccacagacCAGCCTGTCACCCCCAAACCCACATCTCGTGCAACTCGGGGCAGGGCACGTAAGTCCTCTGTCAAGACCCCTGAACCAGTTGTCCCTACAGCCGCTGAGCCCCAGCCTTCTGCCTCCACAGACCAGCCCATCACCCCCAAACCCACATCTCGGGGCAGGGCACATAGGTCTTCTGCCAAGACCCCTGAACTCCAGCCTCCCACCTCCACTGGTCAGCCTGTCACCCCCAGACCCACATCTGGGGCCACCCAGGGCAGGACACACAGGTCTTCTGCCAAGACATCCCAAGCAGTTGAACCCACAGCCCCTGTCCTTGAACCTCCCTCCCCCATAGGCCAGCCTGTCACCCCCAAGGTCATAGCTGAGGGTGGTCAGAACAGGATACTCAGATCTTCTAGAGTAGGTGCTGTGCCAGGTCCTACCCCCCCTGAACTCCAGTGTCCTGTCCCCGCAGAACAGCCTGTTCCCCCTGAGCCCATCCCTCGAGCCAGTTGCAGCAGGAGGCCTCGGGCCACTAGGAAGCGGGAGTCTCTCACAGCTCACGTTGGTCCTGACCCCTGCTCTGCTCCCCCTGAACCTAATTCCCGGTCCTCAAGGACCCAGTCCCTTAGCACCACTCCTGAGCCTACCCTCCCTCAGCTTCCTGAGGCACCGGCTCATGCTCCCCAGATCCCAAAGGTGGAGGCAGCAGGTAGACCTGGCTTCACCCTAGAGCCCCAGCCGAAGGCCACCCAAAAGCGCAAGAGGCCTTTGGCTCCTGCAGATTCACCCCCACTTCCAAAACGGCTCCAAAGAGGGGAAGTGCCCCCGAAGACAGTGATCCTCgaggaagaagaaaatcctaCAGCAAGGCCTGGGAGAGAAGAG TTCTCTCAATCCCAGGATGCAGTGATTCCAGAACCaggcaagagaaagagagaccagACCGAGGAGGAGCCCCGGGGAGTACCGAGCCGCAGCCTGCGCCGGACCAAACCTGCACAAGAGTCCACGGCCCCCAGA GTGCTCTTCACGGGTGTGGTGGATGCTCGTGGAGAGCGGGCGGTGCTGGCCCTGGGGGGCAGTCTGGCCAGCTCAGTGGCCGAGGCGTCCCATTTGGTGACCGATCGGATCCGCCGGACAGTCAAGTTCCTGTGTGCCCTGGGGCGGGGCATCCCCATCCTCTCCCTGGACTGGCTGCATCAG TCCCGCAAGGCAGGTTGCTTCTTGCCTCCAGATGAGTATGTGGTGACTGATCCTGAGCAGGAGAAGAACTTTGGCTTCAGCCTCCGGGAGGCCCTGAGCCGGGCTCGGGAGAGAAAGCTGCTAGAG GGCTATGAGATTCACGTGACCCCAGGAGTCCAGCCACCGCCCCCTCAGATGGGAGAGATCATCAGCTGCTGTGGGGGCACCGTCCTACCCAGCATGCCCCGCTCCTATAAG CCTCAGAGAGTTGTGATCACGTGCTCCCAGGACTTCCCTCGATGCTCCGTTCCATTTCGGCTTGGGCTGCCTGTCCTCTCACCTGAGTTCCTGCTGACAGGAGTCCTGAAGCAGGAGGCCAAGCCAGAGGCCTTTGTCCTCTCCACTTTGGAAATGGCATCTGCCTGA